The segment GTATCGTAATGAAACCCATTTTTTCGTCGTCCCAAGCTGTGAATCCACTTTCAAGGACATCCGTGTTCATTGTGTCTGAAATAGACAATCGgaaatgttataaatatgtatTATTACATATTATCGAAGATTCTTACGATTCGGCGAATCATTCCAAAAACGTATTATCCCTTTTTCCTACATACTTGTGTGGACGTAAATATCCTCTCTAACAGTACGTGCTCTCCGTGGCGACATTAAAGAATTAGTAGAAACATAAACGAAAGGCTTAATTTAGctcgattttatttttttaaacaatgtaatataagaattgaatgcttcattattttatttttattttgtaggttTCCTTTAAAGAAAACTCGTTTTGAAATTGACAATTGCAGATGAAAGTACACGAACATATAAATGTAGATATTATCGATGCTTTGTGAACCCTTTCCTATACATACTGGTTTGGACGTAAATGTTCTCCCCGACATAAGAGAATGTCGAAGGCGAGTTTGATCTAGCCGAGTTGTGTCCCAGATACATTTGTTGGCGTATTCTTGTGCTGTTGCTGCCAACTCATTATCCCAGTGCTGAAATAGAATTATGGCATGTTAAAGcagaaatttttttattattttattattatcaaagCTATATAACAGCGGCGAAAGATACCacagtgacagtcaaactcatagatcgaaaataaactgacaacgtcatggctaaaaatgaaaaagactaacagacaaaacaaagtacacaagacacaacataaaaaatttaggaataagcaacacgaaccccgccaaaaattttagggtgatctcaggtgctccggaaggataagcagatcctgctccacgtgtgccacccgtcatgttgctcatattattacaaacccggtaaaagtcttatttggtaggtcaAATTCGTGATGGAgtacgggattgtagttacgacataaggaacatatccgatatgttaaccatctcgtgatggcgttcgtaaaaattacgaagggatgatttcaacttcaccatttggaactctctGTTTAATAGCTTCTGCAGACCAGCAACCCGCTATCAAGGgaatcatgatatgaaataaaGGCCCGAGAATATCGAATATAACTGAAGTTAAATACGTATTAagaatacataaaattgagaatagaaatggggaatgtgtcgctaaaacaaaaacaaaaacccgACTGTAGAGCAGACActagccgaagaccaccaatggggtcttcaatgcagcgagaaactcccgcaccttgaggagtccttcagctggccccttaacaaatgtTACTAGTTCAGTACTAATgaacgtcatattaaactccgaaAATGCggtggtgttaaacatgttttttgagacctcaaccctcccctatacctctagccaatgtagaaaaacaaacacactaccatacgcatagtaaaactcagtttaagagaagtccgagtccaatgtcagagtaggtaacaaaagaaactaaacaaaaatgacaaaggactactagcaattactgacatgccagctccagacctcaattaaacggCAGCAGTCCTTTTTCgccaattacaaaaaaatgtactgtttttcaagggtatcatttgcgccaatttgtAATCTTAAAACAGGTGGCACAAACGTAGCATTGGCGAAAAAAAGGGTTGTGGCGCAAAAAGACGCATTTATggcttcatcatatgaatatcaagcacgattcctcccgttaggggttgagTATTATTCAATCATAAAAGATATGAGAAGAATATATAAATTCAATGGCAGATGACAACCTAGTTACCCGATTTCATGTTTCCCTAATATTACCGTCATTGTGTTGTTGTGCTGTTGTAAGATTTTGTATTGTTGtgtgtctttttaatttttgctaagTTACTTTTTATCTGcatgtttgtgtttgttacagatgaCGTGGATCTGTACTtacatattacttttttttttatatagcttaTCTTTGACAAACTTAGTGAAAGAGTAGAtactgtttatttttcaaatttcatgtGTGTGTATGCCCAGCTTTTTTAAAGACAGTCTATACGTAAGAACCATGTATTcacttttattattttgaaattatttactgAATAAATATGCATCATATGTTCTTAGAATTATCTAGTCGATGATAATATTTAACCATTgctaatataatattaaaatacatttagtATTTCCCTAGTTCAGAAGTCACAGCAAGATTACTAGATTTCTTATTTATGTTACACCTAgcagatctgcttacccttccagagcatctgagatcaccccaagtatTTGGTGAGTCTTTAGATGTCCATGTTGTATGTTGTGGCTTTagtactgtttgtctttttcattttagccatggcgttgtcagtttattatcaatctataagtttggctgccctctggtatctttcgcctctcttttataaatttgatgtaGTTTTTCAGATCATTTGCAAACACCGTTTTTAAAATATAGTGATCATTTTCCTTACATGCAAGCTCGCTGCTGTGTTAACAGAAATCATACCCAGACTTCACATCGATAAGTTACAATTGGCTTTACAGAATGGTCAAATAAATTAGGTAAAGCTGGAGTACTAGGAGGGTTTGACGATGACAAACATTGATGTAATTCATAACATGCTTTCATGTACTTGAAGTACAGTTcatattcacattgaaaataaatCCACTGATTATAAAAGTGATGCTCAAATGATTATAATTATATGTTCAACCAATAGTTTTCTCATCTAAATAAAAGGGGTTaatacaatgttttattaaaaatccaTAACTAATTACAACTCATACTATTGTCTTCTCTTTTCATTTAAACAACCTTTTAGAACAGTAATTATAAAGCATCGTTAACCTCTCTGATGAATCTGAGAGAATTACAATGTCATCAGCACACACTAAACAATCAATCCTTTGGTTATTAACATTAAAGTAGGAAGCACAACAACAGAAAGCATCAGGGAGATCATTCattaaatgtttgaagaaattggGGTTTAAAACATCCCCTTGTCTAAATAATGGAGTTGATTGGTTGCCAAATTTTGACACATAGCTTACTtttattaaacatatattttaactaTAGCATAAAACCTTCCTCCTATGTTGTGTTGAAGTAGGTTTTAATTGTATACTTGTATGAATAACAGAGTAGACTGCTTTTCTAAGATCTACAAAACCTGCAAATAGTAtacctttttatgccccacctacgatagtagaggggcattatgttttctggtctgtgcgtccgttcgttcgttcgtccgtctgtcccgcttcaggttaaagtttttggtcaaggtagtttttgatgaagttgaagtccaatcgacttcaaacttggtacacttgttccctatgatatgatctttctaattttaatgccaaattagagattttaccccaatttcacggtccactgaacatagaaaatgatagtgcgagtggggcattcgtgtactgaggacacattcttgtttgctaTTAATACACTTGTCAATTAAAATCTTGAGAACACATATGTTGTATTACTTTCTCTAATTTGTCTACCTCAGACCTTATTTCATGTTTTCAAATATACTATGAAAACCCATTCAATTTTCCTTTAAAGTATGGAGACGTTATTAGTTTTACCTTTGCCAAAATTATCAGCCCAATTTCTATTTTGACCAATATTCAAGTTCACCTGGAGAATAAATGCATGGGATTTTCGATCAAATCAGCCAAATTATTTTTACATCACATATTGCGTATTCCCTGTCAGTGTCAGAAAACATTCTTGTATACATCATTTATGTCAAGAGTAAAGCAAAGTAATCGTATGTTACTTTTTTCAGTGtgtataattctaaaaaaaaaaacaagttgaaCTACTAACTGATGTGCGGGATGGATAGATACACAGCCACGTCCTATCAGAGCGGCTGAAGTTCATCAACTCTTTTAGGGTCCGTAGGTTGCTTAAAAGGAGTAATTTCTGGTAATGGAGTCATAATTATATTAAAGTAGTCGATAATTGTTTCATTCAGAAATCGTTATTTGTAGAATTCTACGACTTTTTAATGTTAAAGCCGGGTAAACATAGCAACTTTCTCACAGGTAAATTTTCGCTGATAAGAAGTAATGTGTGTTGTCGCTAAAACCACGGTGTAGGATGGTAACGGACTTATTGGGTTTATGTCGGCGTTTCCGCACTAACCGGGTTCGGTAACGgacttataatttaattcagtggttgtcgtttgtttaggtgttacatatttgtttttcgttcatttttttacataaataaggccgttagttttctcgtttgaattgttttacatttcttatcggggcctattatagctgactatgcggtatgggctttgctcattgttgaaggccgtacggtgacctatagttgttaatgtctgtgtcattttggtcttttgtggatagttgtctcattggcaatcataccacatcttcttttctatattatCGCGTTTTGTTTCCAGACAGTGTTACAAAAGCCAAATAGACGAAAAAAAATCGATAGTGTTTTTGTTTATATGATCAGGGAAGACACCGATGACCTGAGTTTGGTACCACGCGATAAGTCCATTGGCGAACCCGATTAGTGCGGAAACGCCGAAAAAAAACGTTAGTCCGTTACCATTCTACACCGTGAAAACGCGGGAGTTGCTTCGCGCAGATGTCGGACTAGTTAGGAAAAATGTAACACGCAATATTACTCGATACTTTAAACAATGGCTTCGTTTTGTGTTGATCAATTGAAGGGATTTGGTTTGATTTTTTGTTAGTACTATAAAACTAAGGATACTTTTGTACATATGTACATGAGCAGGTCgatttcaaaggagtaggtccggtaagggccagttttggcctcaaatttgaagttcatctgacgaaagattttggacactttttaaacacttaaatgtctatttcaattgattcaattactTTTTGTGAAAAATTTTAACTGATTCACTCATTATAAACGCTCcgatttaagcttaaatatgaaaaatctatcaaatatgcaaagcACCGTCACTTTTCATATGGTtttaatcaaaaatgaaaatggccgcatccgtgttcttcctcgacctttatatatgttatgcattttatcattaaacacaacttacatttcaatagcaagaatgaacacgaatgcggccactttcatttaagacggaaaccgtctaaaatttaactaaaatgctgaaattgtgaagatttcagtaatttagcatgacttaatgatgcaagtacccgatatatgtgcattgtaatgccaaaataagcccatatttatgtagcagagacATACCTTCCAAAacataactaaaagtttacatttaaacaattttataaaactgctatatttttgggccaaaaaagggtcttactgaacctactccttttctcaaattaaaaaaaatatattttgatttcttAAGATGTTTAGATCTATTATCCCTAAAACtcaacaaaattaaattattaaaaatcaaaatatcatgtGATATCAAAATTTATAACCTATAGGTTCTCATTGTTAAATAAAATCGTccaattttgaccatttttgcaatCAAACCTTGATTAAGGCAACTTAAGTACAACATATAATTTgtaaaatgcaaattaaaaagaCTTTGACAAAGGATAGTCTAAATTttcaatctttttaattttaacaatttttgttttgtttaaaagtatgaaaaaacgattttttataaaaaaaattgtttaaaaaaactatGTCATTATCGCACCTGTAAGAGACTTATCATCTCCTTTAATATTCATAATGTAGCTggatatatctatactattaaacgagaagacctcattttgggtgtcgcttctcttccttccacaataaatcaatcatcatgcatctatgtcctataggtacagtggaTAGTcatatttgtcatccattcatatggttattcagattgagttattttgggagaaaaacgagaaaaaaggcgtccggatatgtttccgtcattggacgaaattttaagtcatattagacgtttttctgtataccttgaacatacatatactacgaataaagagtATTTTCTGTCTGATATCATTTTCAGGTTAACTATCCACGGAGGTCACAGGGTTTATTAGATAGAGATGGtctgtataatatatcaatgaccgccgtggatcgacTATTAAACTgagaattaaaagtaaaaacaaaatacactttatagtaatgaatgagaggggggcaggaccttttcgggacgtcgggatcggctGCTTTTAAGATCGGAATTTCGGGATGACGGGATATTTAATTCTtattaaattcgggacctcgggatttcatgtttgtaCATGTAAGCCCGGGATATCGGGATCAGGAACCCTACGACACCACCACCCATctttatgaatgttcataatatacagttaagcgctaaaattatccatgtgttattaaaataaatagagaacattttttggggggaaaaggaggagccgggctagaaaaacatttgtcctgtcccaaagtacctatgacttttgatactttttctgaaattctccagtcttCAAATCCTTAAcataaattcattgattacaaaaagaaagatgtggtatgattgccaatgagacagctctccataagagaccaaaatgacaccgaaattaacaactataggttaccttacggccttcaacaatgagcaaagtcaatacccatagtcagatataaaaggccacgaaatgacaatgtaaaacaattcaaatgagaaaattaacggccttatgtgtgtacaaaaaacaaatatataacacataaacaaacgacaaccacagaattacaggctcctgccttgaatgttcataatatactaaatgtatgttcataatgaaataaatagaaaaccaaaaattgggaattttggaaataggAGGGATACAAAAAACtttttcctgtccccaagtacctatgacttttgatacttttcctaaaattctcaagtcattaaatattttacaaaattcttcctacaacactttacatactttcaaccacgctctgaattcccgcgatttcgcgggtgtgttctagtaatactGATATGAATAGCCGAGGCACTACATGCTTGTAAATTTATTTCCTTCAATCTATTATGATTCTTGTAAACTTACTCTATGAAGTGCAAATAACTAGTTGGAGATTACCTATTATAGTACAGAGGCATGAGTTTTCAGCAAAAACCAAAGCAAacgttgtttgttgttgttttattttttatattaaagggGGAGGGAGACTGTTTTGAGTCTTAAGTTTCTTTATTGTGTTTTGGATATTTTATGTATTCATTTAAATGTGTTTCAACTACTTACAGGTGTCATCGAACGGATTGGGTCACTCCCTTCTAAATGATATAGTTACTAACCATGTTTCCCATATTTGAAGCTGGAGGTAGGACCTGTTGTCGAGCAACATTGTGAAGAGTCAAGATATGGTCGCTTTGTGATACAGACAAATCACTCCCGGTACTTCTACGATGCACCTTTAGTGAACGTGGTGCGTTGACAGCTGGGCCTGTGTGCTTCATTCCTTCTCCATTTTTGAAACTTCCACCATTTGTCATGGGTTTGTCCTCTTTTTCTAATCGCGAAATAAGATTCTCTAATTTTCTAAGAAACAGATTATCAGATGCACCAAACGCTGACATTAGACACATGGAAAAGATAACTGCAGACGCACAAAACTTCATCTTAAGAATATGGCAAACAACTTTATGATCTATTGACAGACGAGTTGGGATATTTATACCATAGGTAGTGTTGGCATTTTACGCAAATTGTGCTTTTTTTACGATTTTATGTATTTGCCTAGTACTATCTCTCATTAAATATTACATAGTTAGTTTATATTTGATTTCGTTTaatcaaatattaattaaaaaaagttaaataacatcttatttttcttttacaCGATGTCACGATTGTCGGATGTTGCACTAACAAATACATTAGAAGAAAGAAGAATAACATTCTATATAAATTGACGCTCATCAGTTACGAACGTCACCCTAAACTTTTTTACCTTTCAGGTATTCTTAAAGTACGTGATAGTTCTCACGGTTTTCTTCAATTTTAATTGACAATTAAATATTTTGCAGACAATGAAGCCGGCCACGTCTACATAATGCCTTTCTTAAAAATAAACACGAAGTCCATGTTTAAGAAATTATAACATGCAATGCGTTGATCATCAGTTTATTGTGTCGAATTAATTAGTGCTTTCTAGTTCAACCTCGCAATGACCGTGGGGGCATTTTGATGTATTATTGCCAAAGGGATTTCTATTTATGTTACTTTCGTTTTTAACTGGTActgcccttggatggtgtaaacttacAAAAAAAAGTGTATAGTGTAATGTTGTATGGTATAGGTGGTGCAATGGTAGAAGGTGTATAGTTCTATGGTGCAAGGTTAATGGTGTAACATGCGATCGGGAATGGTCTGAATGAATGGTGAACGACATTTAAGACTGCAAAGaactg is part of the Mytilus edulis unplaced genomic scaffold, xbMytEdul2.2 SCAFFOLD_335, whole genome shotgun sequence genome and harbors:
- the LOC139509074 gene encoding uncharacterized protein; translated protein: MKFCASAVIFSMCLMSAFGASDNLFLRKLENLISRLEKEDKPMTNGGSFKNGEGMKHTGPAVNAPRSLKVHRRSTGSDLSVSQSDHILTLHNVARQQVLPPASNMGNMHWDNELAATAQEYANKCIWDTTRLDQTRLRHSLMSGRTFTSKPVYTMNTDVLESGFTAWDDEKMGFITIQILVLMHRVDITH